One window of the Psilocybe cubensis strain MGC-MH-2018 chromosome 12, whole genome shotgun sequence genome contains the following:
- a CDS encoding Cyclin-dependent kinase catalytic subunit: protein MDRYQKIEKVGTYGVVYKAKDTSNGSVVALKKIRLEAEDEGVPSTAIREISLLKELKDENIVRLLDIVHADQKLYLVFEFLDVDLKRYIETGNQNRTPISLQIVKKFTHQLNSGLLYCHSHRILHRDLKPQNLLIDARDNLKLADFGLARAFGIPMRTYTHEVVTLWYRAPEVLLGSRHYSTAIDMWSVGCIFAEMAMQGSPLFPGDSEIDQIFKIFRILGTPNEDVWPGVSQLPDYKATFPQWSRQDLARIVPTLDEHGLDILKRTLTYDSAKRISAKRALVHPYFADYKPMPA, encoded by the exons ATGGATCG ATACCAGAAAATAGAGAAAGTTG GTACATATGGGGTTGTCTACAAGGCTAAAGACACCAGCAATGGATCTGTTGTCGCACTGAAGAAGATTAGGCTCGAGGCGGAAGACGAAGGGGTGCCTAGTACCGCCATCAGGGAAATTAGTTTGCTGAAGGAGTTGAAGGACGAAAATATCGTTAG GCTGCTCGACATCGTGCATGCGGATCAAAAGCTCTATCTCGTCTTCGAATTCCTAGACGTCGACCTCAAGCGCTACATTGAAACTGGAAACCAAAATCGTACGCCCATCTCTTTACAGATCGTCAAG AAATTTACTCATCAATTGAACTCTGGTCTATTATACTGTCACTCGCATCGCATTCTACATCGCGATCTCAAACCGCAAAACTTGCTCATCGACGCTCGCGACAACCTTAAGCTTGCTGATTTTGGTCTAGCTCGCGCCTTCGGCATTCCGATGAGAACATACACCCACGAG GTCGTCACTTTGTGGTACCGAGCACCCGAGGTTCTTCTTGGGTCTCGTCATTATTCTACTGCCATCGATATGTGGTCTGTGGGATGCATCTTCGCTGAAATGGCAATGCAAGGATCTCCGCTGTTCCCTGGTGACTCGGAGATTGATcagattttcaaaattttccG AATCCTTGGAACTCCCAACGAGGATGTTTGGCCAGGAGTTAGTCAATTACCCGATTACAAGGCTACTTTCCCTCAGTGGTCACGACAAGACCTGGCGCGAATCGTGCCAACACTTGACGAACATGGGTTAGACATTTTAAAG CGTACGCTAACCTATGATTCTGCGAAACGCATTTCTG CAAAACGGGCCCTCGTGCATCCCTATTTTGCGGATTACAAACCCATGCCAGCATGA